GGGAAACTGAACAAGCTGAGGATCCTGGAACATCCATCAGTACCAGTACTGCTCAACCTCCTCCTACCTCATCTGCCACTACCAGCACACCTCATACAACTGTCCCACACAGACGACAGGCAGGACAGACCACCCTAACACATTTTGTGGCTCGGCCAATTGACCCACTAAGACAAAAGAAAGTGGATGAGGACCTGGCAAGGATGATTGCATTGGATCTAAAACCTTTTTCCATTGTGGAGGACAGAGGTTTCAAAGCATTTACAAAGGCCTTAAACCCCTCCTATATATTGCCCAGCAGGCAGACCCTGTCAAAAACAATCATTCCAGAAATGTTTTCAAAGGTTCGTGAACAAATTATGGACAAAGTTGGCAAGGCATCGGCTGTCTGCCTCACAACCGACTGCTGGACATCTAGGGCCACATGTGGTTTCATGTCAGTTACATGCCACTTCATTGACAATTTTAAAATGGAGACATGTCTGTTAGATTGTTTTGAATTTACTGAAAGACACACTGCAGATAATCTGGCCGACAATCTTTTAAGAATTGCCAGAGAGTGGAACATGACGGACAAAATAGTAGCTTGTGTCTCTGACAGTGCTCACAACATAACCCTAGCCATTCACAAAACCTCATGGAAGCATCTGCCATGTTTTGCCCACACAATTAATTTGATTGTGAGGGGTGGACTCCATGTAATCCAAAATACACTGAATAAGGTTAAAGCAATTGTGGAGTACATGCACCGAAGCACAGTGTCAGCTGAAAAACTCAAGGCAACTCAGCAGCAGATGGGCTTGCCAGAGTTAAAACTGAAACAGGACTGCCCAACACGATGGAACTCCACATTTTATATGTTACAGAGATTTCTTGATAACAAGGATGCCATCATCACCACACTTGCACTAGTAAATTCTCGACTGGAAATTCTGACACAGGATGAGTGGAAAGAAATGGAAGAGGCCTGTGAGGTTTTAAAACCATTTGAAGAAGTCACAATTGAAATCAGTGGTGAGAGGTATGTAACAATACTCTTAGAACAATCATTATTataacaaatttaatttaataatttaatttaatttgactctTATTAGCATAACATTAAAAAACTATGTTTTGCAAGCAGCTTTTGcagactgtaaaataaataaattataagtgGCATTGTTATTGCCACAGTAATGCAGGGAAATTAATATTATTCATTAAtgattattatactgtatttattaaattCAAATGTTGTTTTTGCTCCCTATAGCTATGTGACTGCCTCAAAGGTGATCCTGCTTTCACGGAGTGTCCAAAAAATAAGCACAAGATACCTGAGATCGGGAGGGTTCAGAAAACCTATAATGGACATGCTTGAAGCAATTACCAAAGATATGGCTACCAGGTTCCACAAGGTGGAATTTCACCATCTGCTCTCAGAAGCGTCTGCACTGGacccaagatttaaaaaaaaggccTTTTCAGATGATCATGCAGCAAATGAAGTCATCCAGAGACTCAAAAATGCCGCTGGGAGAGTGAGATCTTCCTCAGCACATCAACCAGAGCAGCAGCAGGCAGCAGCAGCACCAGCACCGCAAGAAACACAAGAAAGCTTAGTGTGGGGTGATTTCGATGAACAAGTTGCAGG
The sequence above is a segment of the Xyrauchen texanus isolate HMW12.3.18 chromosome 29, RBS_HiC_50CHRs, whole genome shotgun sequence genome. Coding sequences within it:
- the LOC127622890 gene encoding zinc finger BED domain-containing protein 4-like, with translation MSVTCHFIDNFKMETCLLDCFEFTERHTADNLADNLLRIAREWNMTDKIVACVSDSAHNITLAIHKTSWKHLPCFAHTINLIVRGGLHVIQNTLNKVKAIVEYMHRSTVSAEKLKATQQQMGLPELKLKQDCPTRWNSTFYMLQRFLDNKDAIITTLALVNSRLEILTQDEWKEMEEACEVLKPFEEVTIEISGESYVTASKVILLSRSVQKISTRYLRSGGFRKPIMDMLEAITKDMATRFHKVEFHHLLSEASALDPRFKKKAFSDDHAANEVIQRLKNAAGRVRSSSAHQPEQQQAAAAPAPQETQESLVWGDFDEQVAGLVTNTSSSAEAVLEVRSYSEEPLQPRSSNPLLWWQNRALIYPRLTQVMLGRLCIVATSVPSERVFSKMGQIISEKRSRISPAKARQLMFLNANFE